Genomic segment of Patescibacteria group bacterium:
CAGATAATTGAAAATGTATAAAGCAGCGCCTAATTTAGGTGATTTTTCAATAGTTTTTTTATTAATAAATTTAGTCATTCTTTTTAAAACAACTTCATCTTCCTTGTACAACTTAATATGAGGGTAATAAACTTTATTTAGAATCAATTCATTAATAATTAGATTATTTTTTGAAAAGAATTCTTGCAGAAACAAAAACCTATTTCCTATTGCCTCATCTCCTATCTCTAAAAACACAAAGCCACCATCTTTTCCTAACTGATCTGTGCCAAACTTAATAAATGTTTTGATTCCATCTTCTGTATAAATTGGGTTGGCTAAAAATCCAACAAAGTTTTCTTTTAAATCTTTTTTCTTACTTAAATCAACTTTTTTAGTTTTAATTTTTAAGTCAAACTTCTTGGCCAAGATATCAATACATTCTAAAAGTTGAGTATCAATGTCAATTGCCAGGCATTCAATATTTGGATCAGCTAAAGTCAGAATAACTGAAATAAAGTCATCATCACCGACAAGTAGAAACTTTTTGTTAAAAGGAATCTTTGCAAGTATTTTCTCTGCAACAAAAAATGCAGATTCAGCTGATATTGGCATTTGGTCCCATTTAGCTTTAACTTTAAATCTTTCAAACTTTTTAAATAAATTAA
This window contains:
- a CDS encoding bis-aminopropyl spermidine synthase family protein, coding for MEKYFKKLYIRFLKSQKTRFIEDRKKHSTSLEDLKVSDKILGEFYDNYYKPTFLGFLHDIKTIIYSDNVFEFITKEALEDWDLYPYLKLLTDEKIIKVSRNGKTTLLKKRIEKFIPKPQTAKQIKSVVEKKLKIKAQDKQAVINLFKKFERFKVKAKWDQMPISAESAFFVAEKILAKIPFNKKFLLVGDDDFISVILTLADPNIECLAIDIDTQLLECIDILAKKFDLKIKTKKVDLSKKKDLKENFVGFLANPIYTEDGIKTFIKFGTDQLGKDGGFVFLEIGDEAIGNRFLFLQEFFSKNNLIINELILNKVYYPHIKLYKEDEVVLKRMTKFINKKTIEKSPKLGAALYIFNYLGKRPRRVKFDKPFYAYL